In a genomic window of Diadema setosum chromosome 3, eeDiaSeto1, whole genome shotgun sequence:
- the LOC140246911 gene encoding osmotic avoidance abnormal protein 3-like — protein sequence MAEAVKVIVRCRPLNAREKSLNCSTVVKMDGARGYCEIFKPKSKDPPKSFTFDGAYFTESTTEQIYGDIAYPLVDGVLEGYNGTIFAYGQTGCGKSFSMQGITDPPTQRGIIPRAFEHIFENIQVAEGLKFLVRASYLEIYNEEIRDLLGKDHKARLELKEHPDKGVYVKDLSMHVVHNTRECEQVMELGWKNRSVGATLMNADSSRSHSIFTIHIEMCELDEAGEDHIRAGKLNLVDLAGSERQAKTGATGDRLKEATKINLSLSALGNVISALVDGKSKHIPYRDSKLTRLLQDSLGGNTKTLMVACLSPADNNYDETLSTLRYANRAKNIKNKPKINEDPKDALLRQYQEEIKMLKQMLMGQIPIPAGGFDGEAAAAAAAAAGKVALPAGQAALPAGQAPAAPAAPAALQQQGSASPTTPGSQEDVDSVKDQLQRDYQAQLEEMKAMYEQEQMSKAKLQQDMDQLKALYEDKLAQVSEQGVGEIQSSEGAPTLPSQQQVITLERVQPTPGSEEGPVAGQEDATTKVSSQAEQPMSEESEPSPAGDDEGPSAPRSSPKLPRKEQATVLDQEEALKRLQALEHEMVGGERASDEGLKEKRRKKLKHAELRKLALAKAIAKMDDDGIMLNIYSNIEEELKAKNELLKKESEKLRAAECEISDLNAEFEFERIDYLDTIRKQEKQVKMLQQILDKVQPCLRRDCNYFNLDKVKLECSWDEEESRWKLPDLVVVRDKLPATGGASMPGGVMPGGRQPLTQQRGQADRGLGRVPQSDRPQVNGYTNGIGPSAYDDEEDRYRQKLQQSKHDSAMDYFKPKRANQLLSNADINRNLPDHSSHSTHSSHSSLLGPASHHALSNSDLTAAAVHGQLGPADIGMRRPTRLEKLPTGKPKKGKKKNNTLEPL from the exons ATGGCAGAAGCAGTCAAGGTAATCGTGCGATGCCGACCCCTCAATGCGAGGGAGAAGAGCCTGAATTGCTCCACCGTCGTCAAAATGGACGGTGCGCGAGGCTACTGTGAGATTTTCAAGCCAAAGTCCAAGGATCCGCCTAAGAGCTTCACCTTTGACGGTGCTTACTTCACGGAGTCTACAACCGAACAGATCTATGGTGACATAGCCTACCCCCTGGTTGAT GGCGTGCTTGAGGGATACAACGGGACCATCTTTGCCTACGGCCAGACAGGGTGTGGCAAATCTTTCAGCATGCAGGGTATCACAGACCCGCCCACTCAGCGCGGCATCATCCCTCGGGCCTTTGAGCACATCTTTGAGAATATTCAG GTTGCAGAAGGATTAAAATTCCTGGTGAGGGCGTCCTACCTTGAGATCTACAACGAAGAGATCCGAGATCTCCTCGGGAAGGACCACAAGGCCAGACTAGAGCTGAAAGAACATCCAGACAAAGGAGTCTACGTCAAAG ACTTGAGCATGCACGTGGTCCACAACACACGGGAGTGCGAGCAGGTCATGGAGCTTGGGTGGAAGAACCGGTCGGTGGGCGCAACTCTGATGAATGCAGACTCCTCCCGCTCCCACTCCATCTTCACCATCCACATCGAGATGTGCGAGCTGGACGAGGCGGGAGAGGACCACATACGGGCCGGCAAACTCAACCTGGTGGATTTGGCGGGAAGCGAGCGACAGGCCAAGACAG GTGCCACGGGAGACCGACTGAAGGAGGCGACAAAAATCAACCTGTCCCTGTCAGCCCTGGGTAACGTCATCTCTGCGCTGGTCGATGGCAAGTCCAAACACATCCCCTACCGTGACTCTAAGCTGACCCGTCTCCTGCAGGATTCTCTTG GTGGCAACACCAAGACCCTGATGGTTGCCTGCCTCTCGCCGGCCGACAACAACTACGATGAGACGCTCTCCACGTTGCGCTACGCCAACCGCGCCAAGAACATCAAGAACAAGCCCAAGATCAACGAGGATCCGAAGGACGCCCTCTTGAGGCAGTACCAGGAGGAGATAAAGATGCTGAAGCAGATGTTGATGGGGCAGATCCCGATCCCGGCGGGTGGATTTGATGGTGAGG ctgctgctgctgctgctgctgcagctgGCAAGGTAGCCCTCCCAGCCGGCCAGGCAGCCCTCCCAGCTGGCCAGGCCCCTGCAGCCCCCGCGGCCCCTGCAGCCCTTCAGCAACAGGGCAGTGCGTCCCCGACGACCCCTGGCAGTCAGGAGGATGTGGATTCCGTCAAGGACCAGCTGCAGAGG GACTACCAAGCCCAGCTAGAAGAGATGAAAGCCATGTATGAACAGGAACAGATGTCCAAGGCCAAACTCCAGCAGGACATGGACCAACTCAAGGCTCTCTATGAGGATAAGCTGGCCCAGGTCTCCGAACAAGGAG TTGGAGAGATTCAGTCAAGCGAGGGCGCCCCGACCCTCCCATCCCAGCAGCAGGTGATCACCCTGGAGAGAGTCCAGCCGACGCCCGGCAGTGAAGAGGGACCGGTAGCTGGTCAGGAGGATGCCACCACCAAGGTATCCAGTCAG GCGGAACAACCGATGTCCGAGGAGAGTGAGCCCTCGCCTGCTGGCGATGATGAAGGACCGTCGGCGCCCCGATCTTCTCCCAAGCTGCCCCGGAAGGAGCAGGCCACAGTTTTGGATCAGGAAGAGGCTCTGAAGAG ACTGCAAGCCCTGGAGCATGAGATGGTGGGAGGAGAGCGTGCGTCGGACGAAGGCCTCAAGGAGAAGAGACGCAAGAAGCTGAAGCATGCCGAACTGCGGAAACTGGCCCTAGCCAAGGCCATCGCTAAGATGGACGATGACGGTATTATGCTGAACATCTACAGCAACATTGAGGAGGAACTGAAGGCTAAGAATGAGCTTCTGAAGAAGGAGTCTGAGAAG CTGAGGGCTGCTGAGTGTGAAAtcagcgacctcaacgccgagTTTGAGTTTGAGCGCATCGACTACCTGGACACCATCCGCAAGCAGGAGAAGCAGGTCAAGATGCTGCAGCAGATTCTGGACAAGGTCCAGCCGTGCCTCCGACGGGACTGCAACTACTTCAACCTTGACAAG GTCAAGCTTGAGTGTTCCTGGGATGAAGAAGAGAGTCGCTGGAAGCTGCCAGACCTGGTCGTCGTCCGGGACAAACTCCCGGCAACGGGCGGGGCTAGCATGCCGGGAGGGGTCATGCCCGGCGGCCGGCAACCCTTGACCCAGCAGAGGGGCCAGGCGGACAGGGGGCTGGGACGGGTACCTCAGAGTGACAGGCCTCAGGTCAATGGGTACACCAACGGGATTGGACCAAGCGCGTACGATGATGAGGAGGATAGGTATCGGCAG AAACTTCAGCAGTCCAAGCACGACTCGGCCATGGATTATTTCAAGCCGAAACGAGCCAATCAGCTTCTTAGCAATGCAGACATCAACAGAAACTTGC CCGACCACTCCTCCCACTCCACTCACTCCTCCCACTCCTCTCTGCTAGGACCCGCCTCCCACCACGCCCTCTCCAACTCGGACCTGACCGCCGCAGCCGTGCACGGTCAACTCGGGCCGGCGGACATCGGCATGCGGCGGCCGACCCGCCTGGAGAAGCTGCCCACCGGCAAGCCcaagaaagggaagaagaaaaacaacacgCTGGAGCCCTTGTAA